A region of Lycium barbarum isolate Lr01 chromosome 3, ASM1917538v2, whole genome shotgun sequence DNA encodes the following proteins:
- the LOC132630514 gene encoding F-box/LRR-repeat protein 14-like: MDNLPAELLLDILGRITSTADRNSVSLTCKHFHKLDNVLRISMRVGCGLHPVCDALTALCNRFSNLEKLEIIYSGWMSKLGKQLDDNSLLILSSRCPLLKDLTLSYCTFITDAGLSYLASCSKITSLKLNFAPRITGCGILSLVAGCKALSVLHLIRCLNVGSMEWLEYLGKHEMLEDLCIKNCRVIGEGDLIKLGPTWRKLKRLQFEVDANYRYMKLYDRLSVDRWQKQWVPCENMLELSLVNCVISPGRGLACVIGKCKNLEKIHLDMCVGVRDCDIVCLAQKSSNLRSISLRVPSDFSLPLLQNNPLRLTDESLKAVAQNCSLLDTVRLSFSDGEFPSFSSFTLNGILMLIQMCPIRELALDHVYSFNDVGMQALCSAQYLQILELVRCQEITDEGLQLAGQIPQLCILRLRKCLGVTDDGLKPLVGSYKLELLVVEDCPQISERGVQGAAKSVTFKQDLSWMY, translated from the coding sequence ATGGATAATTTACCAGCTGAATTACTTTTGGATATTTTGGGAAGGATTACAAGCACTGCTGATAGAAACTCTGTATCCCTAACTTGCAAGCACTTCCACAAATTGGATAATGTGCTAAGAATATCTATGCGCGTAGGCTGTGGTTTACATCCTGTCTGCGATGCATTAACTGCTCTATGCAACAGATTCTCTAACTTGGAGAAACTGGAAATTATTTACTCTGGTTGGATGTCTAAGTTAGGGAAACAATTGGACGATAACAGCCTTCTCATCCTTTCAAGTCGCTGCCCTCTTCTGAAGGACCTCACATTAAGTTATTGTACTTTCATAACAGATGCTGGTCTCAGTTACTTGGCTTCTTGTTCGAAAATTACATCCTTGAAGTTGAACTTTGCTCCGAGAATTACCGGTTGTGGCATCTTGTCCCTTGTTGCGGGCTGCAAAGCCCTCAGTGTTCTTCACCTGATTAGATGTCTGAATGTTGGTAGTATGGAGTGGCTAGAATATCTCGGAAAACATGAAATGCTTGAAGATCTCTGCATCAAGAATTGTAGGGTGATTGGAGAAGGTGATTTGATTAAGCTTGGACCTACTTGGAGAAAATTGAAGAGACTGCAATTTGAGGTTGATGCCAACTACAGATACATGAAGCTTTATGACCGTTTGTCAGTTGACCGGTGGCAAAAGCAATGGGTCCCATGTGAGAACATGCTTGAACTTAGCTTAGTGAACTGTGTTATCAGCCCCGGGAGAGGGCTTGCATGCGTAATAGGGAAGTGCAAGAATTTGGAAAAGATTCACTTAGACATGTGTGTTGGGGTAAGGGACTGTGACATAGTGTGTTTGGCCCAAAAATCAAGCAACCTTCGATCAATCTCTCTCCGGGTCCCATCAGACTTCTCCCTTCCTCTGTTACAGAACAATCCGTTGCGGTTAACAGATGAAAGTCTAAAGGCGGTGGCTCAGAATTGCTCCCTGCTTGATACGGTTAGGTTGTCTTTCTCTGACGGGGAATTCCCCTCGTTTTCTTCCTTTACATTAAATGGAATACTTATGTTAATACAAATGTGTCCAATAAGAGAACTTGCTCTTGACCATGTGTATTCTTTTAATGATGTTGGAATGCAAGCTCTTTGTTCAGCACAATATCTCCAAATCTTGGAACTTGTAAGGTGCCAAGAAATCACGGATGAGGGCTTGCAGCTTGCTGGTCAAATTCCTCAATTGTGTATATTACGTTTGAGGAAGTGTTTGGGAGTGACTGATGATGGGTTAAAGCCTCTTGTTGGGTCTTACAAGTTAGAGTTGTTGGTTGTGGAGGATTGTCCACAGATATCAGAAAGGGGTGTTCAAGGAGCTGCAAAGTCGGTCACCTTCAAGCAAGATTTGTCATGGATGTACTAA